A stretch of Triticum aestivum cultivar Chinese Spring chromosome 1D, IWGSC CS RefSeq v2.1, whole genome shotgun sequence DNA encodes these proteins:
- the LOC123179458 gene encoding uncharacterized protein encodes MAATALRIGGRAVRPSLAAAAAAAHQNQPTTSRLFHNTTKMQKAAATPSAEIQQVKEELYRMMSENRDKIGNQKGLIKHLSSHVEPKPEDPVWRFYRRAKWYHLVMMYSPTFLYTSR; translated from the exons ATGGCGGCGACCGCGCTCCGGATCGGCGGCCGCGCCGTCCGGCCATcgctggccgcggcggcggcggcggcgcatcagAACCAGCCCACCACCTCTCGCCTCTTTCACAACACG ACCAAGATGCAGAAGGCGGCCGCAACTCCTTCGGCTGAGATCCAGCAGGTCAAAGAAGAGCTCTACCGCATGATGTCCGAAAACAGGGACAAGATAGGAAACCAGAAGGGCCTGATCAAGCACCTCTCATCCCATGTGGAGCCTAAACCCGAGGACCCCGTCTG GCGCTTCTATCGTAGGGCAAAGTGGTACCATTTAGTCATGATGTATAGCCCAACATTCCTTTACACTAGTAGATAA